A single region of the Malaclemys terrapin pileata isolate rMalTer1 chromosome 4, rMalTer1.hap1, whole genome shotgun sequence genome encodes:
- the LOC128835776 gene encoding uncharacterized protein LOC128835776: MLIRWFLSFFESVATMDVEALYTNIPHEDGLQAVRNSIIDEATALLVAELCDFVLTHNHFRFGDNLYLQVSGTAMGTRMAPQYANIFMADLEQRFLRPRPLVPLLYLRYIEDIFILWTHGKEALEEFHLDFNNFHPTINLSLDQSTQEIHFLDTTMQISDGHINTIYQKPTDRYTYLHASSFHPRHITRSIVYSQALRYNRICSNPSDRDKHLQDFYQAFVKLQYPPGEVRKPIDRARRVPRNHLLQDRPNKDNNRTPLAITYSPQLKPLQHIIHDLPPILENDPSLSQTLGGRPVLAYRQPPNLKQILTSNYTPHHSNTNPGTNPCSKPCCLLCPHIYIRGPNHISHTIKGAFTCTSTNVIYAIMCQQCSSAMYIGQTGQSLRKRINGHKSDIRNGNIHKPVSEHFNLPGHSITDLKVTIIEQKKLQKQTSKRNSRTKINLQI, translated from the coding sequence atgctgatcaggtggttcctcagtttctttgagagtgtggccaccatggatgtagaagcactttacaccaatattccacatgaggatggactacaagctgtcaggaacagtatcattgatgaggccacagcactcctggtggctgagctttgtgactttgtactcacccacaaccacttcagatttggggacaacttataccttcaagtcagtggcactgctatgggtacccgcatggccccacagtatgccaacatttttatggctgacttagaacaacgcttcctccgccctcgtcccctagtgcccctcctctacttgcgctacattgaagACATCTTCATcttatggacccacggaaaggaggcccttgaagaattccacctggacttcaacaattttcaccccaccatcaacctcagcctggaccagtccacacaagagatccacttcctggacactacaatgcaaataagtgatggtcacataaacaccatataccagaaacctactgaccgctatacatatctccatgcctccagcttccatccaagacacatcacacgatccattgtctacagccaagccctaagatacaaccgaatttgctccaacccctcagacagagacaaacacctacaagatttttatcaagcattcgtaaaactacaatacccacctggggaagtgaggaaaccgattgacagagcaagacgggtacccagaaatcacctactacaggacaggcccaacaaggacaataacagaacaccactggccatcacgtacagcccccagctaaaacctcttcagcacattatccatgatctaccacctatcctggaaaacgatccctcactctcacagaccttgggaggcaggccagtcctcgcttacagacaaccccccaacctgaagcaaatactcaccagtaactacacaccacaccacagcaacaccaacccaggaaccaatccctgtagcaaaccttgttgcctactctgtccccatatctacatcagaggacccaaccacatcagccacaccatcaagggcgcattcacctgcacatccactaatgttatatatgccatcatgtgccagcaatgctcctctgccatgtacattggccaaaccggacagtccctccgcaaaagaataaatggacacaaatcggacatcaggaatggtaacatacataagccagtaagtgaacacttcaatctccctggtcattctattacagatttaaaagtcactatcattgaacaaaaaaaacttcagaaacagacttcaaagagaaacagcagaactaaaattaatttgcaaatttaa
- the SNRPC gene encoding U1 small nuclear ribonucleoprotein C isoform X2, whose translation MPKFYCDYCDTYLTHDSPSVRKTHCSGRKHKENVKDYYQKWMEEQAQSLIDKTTAAFQQGKIPPTPFSAPPPAGAMIPPPPNMPGPPRPGMMPAPHMGGPPMMPMMGPPPPGMMPVGPAPGMRPPMGGHMPMMPGPPMMRPPSRPMMVPTRPGMTRPER comes from the exons ATGCCCAA gtTTTATTGTGACTATTGTGACACATACCTCACCCATGACTCT CCATCTGTGAGAAAGACCCACTGCAGTGGTCGGAAACACAAAGAGAATGTGAAAGATTACTATCAGAAATGGATGGAAGAACAAGCTCAGAGCCTGATTGATAAAACAA CGGCTGCATTTCAACAAGGCAAAATTCCACCTACTCCTTTTTCTGCTCCACCTCCTGCGGGAGCCAtgatcccccctcctcccaatatGC CTGGTCCTCCACGACCAGGTATGATGCCAGCTCCCCATATGGGTGGACCTCCAATGATGCCAATGATGGGCCCACCTCCTCCAGGAATGATGCCGGTTGGTCCTG CTCCAGGGATGAGGCCGCCCATGGGAGGACACATGCCAATGATGCCAGGCCCTCCAATGATGAGACCTCCCTCCAGGCCCATGATGGTGCCAACGAGGCCAGGGATGACCCGTCCAGAAAGATAG
- the SNRPC gene encoding U1 small nuclear ribonucleoprotein C isoform X1: MMYEGRLEKIGFIHSGKEKTESGHDNHFQVHKRFYCDYCDTYLTHDSPSVRKTHCSGRKHKENVKDYYQKWMEEQAQSLIDKTTAAFQQGKIPPTPFSAPPPAGAMIPPPPNMPGPPRPGMMPAPHMGGPPMMPMMGPPPPGMMPVGPAPGMRPPMGGHMPMMPGPPMMRPPSRPMMVPTRPGMTRPER, encoded by the exons atgatgtatgagggaagattggaaaaaattgggtttattcattctgggaaagagaagactgagagtggacacgataaccattttcaagtacataaaag gtTTTATTGTGACTATTGTGACACATACCTCACCCATGACTCT CCATCTGTGAGAAAGACCCACTGCAGTGGTCGGAAACACAAAGAGAATGTGAAAGATTACTATCAGAAATGGATGGAAGAACAAGCTCAGAGCCTGATTGATAAAACAA CGGCTGCATTTCAACAAGGCAAAATTCCACCTACTCCTTTTTCTGCTCCACCTCCTGCGGGAGCCAtgatcccccctcctcccaatatGC CTGGTCCTCCACGACCAGGTATGATGCCAGCTCCCCATATGGGTGGACCTCCAATGATGCCAATGATGGGCCCACCTCCTCCAGGAATGATGCCGGTTGGTCCTG CTCCAGGGATGAGGCCGCCCATGGGAGGACACATGCCAATGATGCCAGGCCCTCCAATGATGAGACCTCCCTCCAGGCCCATGATGGTGCCAACGAGGCCAGGGATGACCCGTCCAGAAAGATAG